One stretch of Planctomycetota bacterium DNA includes these proteins:
- a CDS encoding DUF2950 family protein — MREITTDTAAKPQSCGLATWSLVLGITGLVLCVLIIPSILAVIFGIVALVKIGNSKGLLVGKGKAIAGIILGGLWVVMIPFIAIVAAIAIPNLLSGRISANEASAAASLKLMTSAEALWRQQDADGNGAMDYWTYDVSCFYRALRPDNATEVAFIPIDLARADINPARSDVFGNTYFRITDLPELSSMPKNGYLFRAMELESNGQPYGQEMVDGIPAANQTKFAFVAYPATYGTTGVNTYIVNQEGTIYCTDCGSDSQKTVLQWPGINPCEEYGPGGRQWRVRESY, encoded by the coding sequence ATGAGAGAGATAACAACCGACACCGCCGCGAAACCACAATCCTGCGGGCTGGCTACCTGGAGTTTGGTCCTGGGCATCACGGGCCTGGTCCTGTGCGTGCTAATCATTCCCTCTATACTAGCCGTAATCTTCGGCATCGTGGCCCTGGTCAAAATCGGCAACAGCAAGGGTCTGCTGGTCGGCAAAGGCAAGGCCATTGCCGGTATCATCCTGGGCGGGCTTTGGGTAGTAATGATACCCTTTATTGCCATCGTGGCCGCTATTGCCATTCCCAATCTGCTGAGCGGCCGGATATCCGCCAACGAGGCATCTGCTGCTGCCTCGTTAAAATTGATGACTTCTGCCGAAGCCTTATGGCGCCAGCAGGACGCGGATGGCAATGGCGCAATGGATTATTGGACCTATGATGTCTCCTGCTTTTACCGGGCGCTACGCCCAGATAATGCCACCGAGGTTGCTTTCATACCCATTGATTTGGCCAGAGCAGATATTAATCCGGCCCGGTCAGACGTCTTCGGCAATACATATTTCCGGATTACAGACTTACCGGAACTAAGCTCAATGCCTAAGAACGGCTATTTATTCAGAGCGATGGAATTAGAGTCAAACGGGCAGCCCTATGGCCAGGAAATGGTGGACGGCATCCCCGCCGCCAACCAGACCAAGTTCGCCTTTGTCGCCTATCCGGCAACATATGGGACAACCGGCGTAAACACTTATATTGTTAATCAGGAAGGCACTATCTATTGCACTGATTGCGGAAGTGATAGCCAGAAAACAGTCCTCCAATGGCCCGGCATAAACCCATGTGAGGAATATGGTCCCGGAGGTAGGCAATGGAGGGTTAGGGAGAGTTACTGA
- a CDS encoding flavodoxin family protein, producing MLLLALYGSPRQGGNTDILLDEFLKGALSAAPKIQIQKIFIRDLKITPCQEYNTCLKTGNCAIQDEMNTLYEQLLKADAVILAAPIFFYNVPAQVKIIIDRCQALWARKYILKITNPKSQITRKGFFISTGGTKGEHLFTGTILTIKYFFKAINVDYSGELVYNKVDIKGAIREHPTALKDAFEAGKKFSA from the coding sequence ATGCTCCTCTTAGCCCTTTATGGAAGTCCGCGCCAGGGTGGTAACACTGATATCCTGCTGGACGAATTCCTCAAGGGCGCCCTGTCTGCCGCCCCGAAAATTCAGATACAAAAGATATTCATCCGCGACCTCAAGATTACCCCCTGCCAGGAATACAATACCTGCCTCAAGACCGGTAACTGCGCCATTCAGGATGAGATGAATACCCTTTACGAACAATTACTGAAAGCTGATGCGGTAATCCTGGCCGCGCCAATATTCTTCTACAACGTCCCGGCCCAGGTAAAGATAATCATCGACCGCTGCCAGGCCCTCTGGGCCCGCAAATACATACTTAAAATCACGAATCCCAAATCTCAAATCACAAGAAAGGGCTTCTTCATCTCCACCGGCGGCACCAAGGGCGAGCATCTCTTTACCGGCACCATCCTGACCATCAAATATTTCTTTAAGGCAATTAATGTAGACTATTCGGGCGAATTGGTATATAATAAGGTCGATATCAAGGGCGCCATAAGAGAACACCCGACCGCGCTCAAGGATGCCTTTGAGGCCGGGAAGAAATTCAGCGCCTGA